The following is a genomic window from Hallerella porci.
ATTGGGCGGTTTCTACAACGGGAGTCGCTGGGCCAAATGGCGGCACGCCGGGAAAACCTGTCGGCTTTGTTTGGATGGGAGTCGCATCGAATTGTAAAAAAATAGCCCTGAATGTAAAATTTTCAGGAAATCGGGAAGAAATTCGTGAAAAAACCGTCTTTAAAGTACTGACTTTGCTGCGAAATGCAATTTTTGAAGAAAATGAACAAAAAAGCACTTGCACAAAAGTTCAGTAATTTATATATTTAACAACAAAAAACTCATTTGGAGAATAAACAAAATGGCAAAGAAAACTGCAGCAACACTCAACAAGCCCCTTTCCGGTGAAAAAGCAAAAGCCGTCGAAGCAGCGATTGCACAAATCGAAAAGAATTTCGGTAAGGGTTCGATTATGACTTTGGGCGGTCAACCCGAACAGAATATTCCGGTGATTCCATCGGGCTGCATTCAGTTGGATATGGCTCTCGGTGTGGGAGGTTTCCCGCGCGGACGTATCATCGAAATTTACGGTCCGGAATCTTCGGGTAAAACAACCCTTTCTCTGCATGCGATTGCCGAAGCGCAAAAGCAAGGCGGAGTTGCCGCATTCATCGATGCAGAACACGCTTTTGACCCGGTTTATGCGCGTCATTTGGGAATTAACATCGATCAGCTTCTCGTTTCGCAGCCGGACACAGGCGAACAAGCGTTGGATATTGCAGAAACATTGGTGCGTTCGGGAGCAATCGACATTATCGTCGTGGACTCGGTTGCAGCACTCGTTCCACAAGCAGAAATCAACGGAGAAATGGGCGATAACCATGTGGGCTTGCAAGCGCGCTTGATGTCGCAAGCTCTCCGCAAACTCACCGGCATCCTTTCGAAGTCAAATACTTGTATGATTTTCATCAACCAGTTGCGTATGAAAATCGGCGTGATGTTTGGCAACCCCGAAACGACAACCGGCGGAAACGCATTGAAGTTCTACGCATCGCAGCGGATTGATATTCGTCGCATCGCCCAAATCAAAAACGGCGAAGATGTGATTGGTAACCGCACTCGCGTGAAAATTGTGAAGAACAAAGTCGCAGCTCCGTTTACCCAATGCGAATTTGACATTCTCTATGGGCAAGGCATTTCCCGTGAAGCGAGCATTCTCGATCTCGGCGTGGAACTGGATGTGATTGAAAAGAGCGGCTCTTGGTTTTCCTATAACGGAGAACGCATCGGCCAAGGTCGTGAAAGTGCACGTCTCTTCCTCAAGAGCAATCCGGAAATTTGCAGCGAAATTGAAACGAAGATTCGCGAAAAAATGAAAGATGTGAAAATGTTTGACATCTCCGAAGATGAAGCGCTTGCTGCTGACGATACTCTCGAAACAAGCGAACTTCCTCCTGCTGAAGAAGAAGCTTAACTCTTCCTGTTGATAACAAAAAGTCCTTTTTCTTTTCCAACCTGGCATCGGTTTCGCCATATTCCAATGCCCCGCGAAAGGGAAAAGGACTTTTTTCAATTTTTGGGAAAAGAGCATTCATTTCACATAATCGTTTGTCATTTCCAATTTTTAAAGGTACACCCTATTTCCCGTATTCGCAATGAAATGGCTGTTCGGAATTGTATCATTTATTACAACAAGACGAAACGCATTGAAAAAATCGAATCCGAAAAAGATGGCAAAAATACATTGACCACGTTTACCTACGATGCAAACAACCATTTAAAGAAAATGGTTGTATCCGTCATGGTAAATGGAGTTGAAAGCGTTGTGGCAACAGAGTTCTTGCGCTTGCAAAAATCAGATAAAGTGACGGATTCTTTATTTGAGTTTTAATTAAAATTTTACCCAGCTAAAAAATAGCCGGAGCGCAAAACTTAAAATTCAAATTATTGATTCAACGACAATTATTTTTTTTGCAATTTCTAAGCTCCGCAGAATTTATCCGTATTTTTTTTCGGGCGATAATAAATTCTAATTTATACTTGTGATTCGATTTTTGTGCATTTTATTGGTGACGATGTCTGTTGAGATCGTCGCAGAAGAATGTCCGCAACTGCTCGTGGACTCGGCTGCGATCATTTCCATTGAAGGGCGATTTGTAAACCGCGAACATTCCCGCGTTCACGTGGATATTATGTGGCAACATGAACCGCTTTCTGCAGATACTTTTGACATTTCACTTCCCCATTCCGCATTCCGCTATGTTTCGGCTCCGCAATTTCGTTATGTCGAAATCAAGCCCGAAAATATTCGGCGGCAAATGGCAATGCACCATTTAAAAGAATTCATTGGCGAAACGCCTCTCAAGTGGGATGATTTTGAACTTCTCGCCCGCGGATCATTTCTTTGCCCCGATAGTTTACACCGCGATTCGACAATTCTTTACACCGCCATTTCGCAAACTTGGTTTACTCTCAATGTGGAAAAGTCTCAGCCCGATTCCATTCGGATGAACGGACCTGCCGGTGAAAAAAGGAAAATTTTCATTCATTCGTGGAAGTCTTACGACGGAATTTTTCTCCCTGCGATTCTCGATATTCAAGGCAGCAATTATTCGGGTTCTCTTTGGATTCGCACTGCAAAACGCGTGCCCGCGAAACAAAATTTCACGCCCGAAGAAAAGTCCGCGAAAGAAGAAAAATCATTCCTTTGGAACTGGTCGAATGCCGAATCCGAAGTTCCGCTGATATTGCAAATGCACTAAGAATTGCTGCGAAACTTTTCCGCTGTAAAAGCGCTCTTTTTCTCGCATCCAAAATCCGCCCATCAGCGTTAATTTATTCGGACTTGTATCGCCCCAACGAAGCGAAGGTCCGAGAAGTCCAATCGTATAACTCAGCGGTTCTTTGAGATACGAGCCGTCCGACGAGCGCGAACTTCCGGTATTATACTGATTCAAATGACATGCTAGCGCCCAATGCTCGGAGAAAGGAATGTAAGCGTAAGCAACGAGATCGATGATAAAATCGCGGCTAAAAACGGGAATGTTTCGGCGGTAATCAAAACTTTTCCCTTCGAATTGCGTGCTGATATCGACGAGAGTAAAATGCACCCCGAGCCCGAGCAGCCCGTCCGAGCCCATCGCATATTCCAAGTCAAAGAAGAACGCAAAATTTTGCATCAAATCAACGGCAGCGTCACTCGTATAAACGCGATCCGAAATCCAATCTGCATTCCACGAATCGGCGATGCTTCCGTTTTTCAAATTGCTCGAAAGAGTCATCTCGACATTGGAATTGAAATAAGTATAATGCTCGTAAATAAATCGGGCTTCGACTTGCGGATTCATTTTAAACGGGCGTCCGCCAATGCCCAATCGAAATCCCCCGTAAAAAGGAGAAACTTCCATATCCATTGAAAAACGCAAAAATGCTGCATCGGGATCGAGAAAATTTCCATAAGGCAAATCGCGCAGCGGTTCAATCCAGTTAAACGATGCTGTCGCCGTTCCCTGATTCATCCACTGTCCCCAAACAATCGGCGTATTTCCCGAAAGAATCATATTCAAATTCGGGCCATATTGTAACCGATACAGTCCGTTCATATCAAAAATATCTGCCAAAGACGCACTCGCAAGCAGCGAAACGCCAAAGGCAATTTTTTGGAACAGACGAAATTTCATCAAATAAAAATTAAAAACTTTCTTGAATGCAATCGACGAAAATTTGCATTATTTCCGATGAAGATGGCACAATTTTTTAAGAAGCATAAAAAAAGGAATTTCGTTGTTCTTTAATCCGCTTTCCTGCCGTTCTTATCGCAAAACCTACCCATTTACTTTTGCAAGTCGCATTTCTTTTCTAAATTGCGCTCCGATGGAT
Proteins encoded in this region:
- the recA gene encoding recombinase RecA — protein: MAKKTAATLNKPLSGEKAKAVEAAIAQIEKNFGKGSIMTLGGQPEQNIPVIPSGCIQLDMALGVGGFPRGRIIEIYGPESSGKTTLSLHAIAEAQKQGGVAAFIDAEHAFDPVYARHLGINIDQLLVSQPDTGEQALDIAETLVRSGAIDIIVVDSVAALVPQAEINGEMGDNHVGLQARLMSQALRKLTGILSKSNTCMIFINQLRMKIGVMFGNPETTTGGNALKFYASQRIDIRRIAQIKNGEDVIGNRTRVKIVKNKVAAPFTQCEFDILYGQGISREASILDLGVELDVIEKSGSWFSYNGERIGQGRESARLFLKSNPEICSEIETKIREKMKDVKMFDISEDEALAADDTLETSELPPAEEEA